The following coding sequences lie in one Spinacia oleracea cultivar Varoflay chromosome 1, BTI_SOV_V1, whole genome shotgun sequence genomic window:
- the LOC110802192 gene encoding uncharacterized protein, translated as MASPVSTLCSVNDFTSKASIDAILAEINADNSSILSTLMKQLSKEVVVVEKASASELMLKEVRSDDEAYEMYNDYAFRKGFSIRKRLIRTSRRTGLWIMRRFLCSNSGFKDVKKETLRKYERSDLRTGLEVFGLW; from the exons ATGGCTTCCCCTGTTTCAACATTATGCTCTGTGAATGATTTTACTAGCAAAGCTTCCATTGATGCTATACTTGCTGAAATTAATGCTGATAATTCCTCAATACTCTCTACGTTGATGAAGCAAT TGTCTAAAGAAGTAGTAGTGGTTGAAAAAGCATCTGCATCAGAATTAATGTTAAAAGAAGTTAGGAGTGATGATGAAGCTTATGAAATGTATAATGATTATGCATTTAGGAAGGGTTTCAGTATTCGTAAGAGATTAATTAGGACTAGTCGTAGAACTGGTTTGTGGATTATGCGCAGATTTCTTTGTTCTAATTCTGGCTTTAAAGATGTCAAGAAGGAAACGTTGAGGAAGTATGAGAGGTCTGACTTGCGTACAGGTTTGGAGGTGTTTGGACTGTGGTGA
- the LOC110802201 gene encoding oleosin 18.2 kDa-like, with protein sequence MATMADRDRDRDFRGEPRQVHVHTQHTTLHGGNVRGTTGTGFGSSFSGMNGPSASQVVALVTLVPVTGTLLFLAGLTLLGSIIGLCLATPVFLFFSPVLVPAALLMGLAVTGFLSSGAFGLTGLSSLSRVIGYLRQAGHNVPDDLDYAKRRMADMAAFAGQKTKDVGQTIESKARESGTTGATTGGTTGRT encoded by the coding sequence ATGGCAACAATGGCAGACCGCGACCGCGATCGTGACTTCCGAGGAGAACCAAGGCAAGTCCATGtccacacacaacacacaactcTCCATGGCGGTAACGTAAGGGGTACAACTGGTACCGGGTTCGGATCCAGTTTCAGCGGTATGAACGGCCCGTCAGCTTCTCAAGTTGTTGCACTTGTAACTCTAGTTCCCGTCACGGGTACCCTCCTCTTCTTGGCGGGCCTTACTCTACTAGGGTCCATCATTGGCCTTTGCCTTGCTACCCCTGTTTTCCTCTTCTTCAGCCCTGTTCTTGTCCCCGCTGCCCTCCTCATGGGCCTTGCTGTTACTGGGTTTCTCTCATCGGGTGCGTTCGGGCTCACCGGGCTTTCGTCGTTATCCCGTGTGATTGGGTATCTTCGCCAGGCGGGGCATAATGTGCCAGATGATTTGGACTATGCGAAGCGTCGAATGGCGGATATGGCGGCGTTTGCTGGGCAGAAGACTAAGGATGTAGGGCAGACTATTGAGAGTAAAGCTCGTGAAAGTGGAACTACTGGTGCTACTACTGGTGGTACTACTGGTAGGACTTGA
- the LOC110802196 gene encoding 3,7-dimethylxanthine N-methyltransferase TCS1 has product MDLQEFLHMNEGDGELSYSQNSFVQKGVSLMGQPMLESAIQSIITEVKSPSKVIKVADMGCGVGPVPLAVVSLVIQNVQKKCKELKWEENEMPEIIVFLNDLPSNDFNLLFKELLKMELLKRKDGVPLCYLMTTPGSYYGRLFPKNVLHFVHANYSLHWLSQAPPGLYSEEGMPINKGNIYISKTSPKIVAKAYLAQFQQDLTKFLKCRSEEVYSKGRMLLTFRGRPVSSDASTWQPWELQILALAITHLVSQGLINESKLDAFDFPYYGASKDEIESIVQEEGSFKIENVNTTAQHVAHEMEDNVERAKIISKFTRSFTESLISRHFGEDVVELLYQKFTQLMCEHLSNGESAEHHNIIILLKRS; this is encoded by the exons ATGGATTTACAAGAATTTCTCCACATGAATGAAGGTGATGGTGAACTTAGCTATTCTCAGAATTCTTTTGTCCAG AAAGGAGTGAGTTTAATGGGCCAACCTATGCTAGAGAGTGCAATTCAATCCATAATCACAGAAGTTAAAAGTCCAAGTAAGGTAATTAAAGTGGCTGATATGGGCTGTGGAGTGGGCCCAGTACCATTGGCTGTAGTATCATTGGTGATACAAAATGTGCAAAAGAAGTGCAAGGAATTAAAGTGGGAAGAGAATGAAATGCCTGAAATTATTGTGTTCTTGAATGATCTTCCATCAAATGATTTCAACTTGCTATTTAAAGAATTGTTGAAAATGGAGTTACTAAAAAGGAAAGATGGTGTGCCCTTGTGTTACTTAATGACTACTCCTGGATCCTACTATGGTAGGCTTTTCCCTAAGAATGTCCTGCACTTTGTTCATGCAAATTACTCCCTTCACTGGCTATCCCAG GCACCACCGGGGCTCTATAGTGAAGAAGGCATGCCGATAAACAAGGGGAACATCTACATATCCAAGACAAGTCCTAAGATTGTTGCAAAAGCTTACTTGGCTCAATTTCAACAAGACTTGACCAAATTCCTCAAGTGTCGTTCTGAAGAAGTGTATTCAAAGGGCCGTATGCTTTTGACATTTCGAGGTAGGCCAGTTTCTTCAGATGCATCGACATGGCAGCCGTGGGAACTCCAAATATTGGCTCTGGCCATCACTCATCTTGTTTCACAG GGTTTGATCAATGAATCGAAGCTAGACGCCTTCGATTTCCCATACTATGGAGCTAGCAAAGACGAAATAGAAAGCATAGTGCAAGAGGAAGGGTCATTTAAGATTGAGAATGTGAATACAACAGCGCAACATGTTGCACATGAAATGGAGGACAATGTGGAAAGGGCAAAAATCATAAGCAAATTCACAAGATCCTTTACTGAATCCTTGATTTCGCGTCACTTTGGAGAAGATGTGGTGGAGCTATTGTATCAGAAATTCACCCAGCTTATGTGTGAGCATTTATCTAATGGAGAATCTGCTGAGCACCACAACATTATCATATTACTCAAGAGATCTTAA